Below is a genomic region from Miscanthus floridulus cultivar M001 chromosome 1, ASM1932011v1, whole genome shotgun sequence.
CCCCGCTTGTCCTCTCTGTTCTAACGTCGGCATGGTCACCTCCgtccccctctctctcccttctCTATCCCCGCCAGGTGGGACCGGAAGGAAACGACGTCGTCGTTCCCCTCTGTCCCTGTCTgtcttccctctctctccctttccCTCACTGACATACGGGCCCACAGTCTTAACGTCGACGCCACCGTCACTGTTGATGCAAGCAAGGGGTCCACCTGTCACACACACACAGCGCGGGGTATGTTTTAGAAAATGCTAGGTACACATGATTAGTGTACACAAAGGGTTAGAAATGCATTTtccaaacttagaaaaaattctagaaaaaattataaataaactagatgcattaagGAAATTAACCATGTAGCTTGCACCCATTTTCATGCACTAaaaatgcatataaaattccacctagttaattagctatagaataaacttttaaaattcataacttttaaaCCATAACTCCGTTTCGTATGAATCCATTTCTAAAATTCATCTACAATCAAACCCTACCATATGCACCTAGTGCCACCATATAGTTATATGTTTGCTTGTGCCTTTTTCTTTGCGGATAGCGATAATCTTATTAGACCGATACGTCCGACAAATGACCATAATCGTCAGGAGGACGAAGATCCGAGTTACGTAGACGTGCCGGAAGGTGACAACGACGAAGGCAAATCCTAGCTCCCCTTcctaccatcttgctttaaaccACCATAATTCTAAAACATGACTATGAGATTATTACCCTGGAAAATGAGCTCGGTTAATGCGATATAATTAGGATAAAGggttatcttgttattttatgagctccacaccatgacTAGATTTAGGGATAATAATGGAACTTAAAACTTGCTAAACCTGAACTAAACCCTGACATGGGGCGAGTAGTGGTAAACTATGTAGGTAGTTTATCGTGGCAGGGATGCCTGGATAGGGttcctgtgggagatactcgcctcggtcatATAAGGAAtggttcgtagtccctctcgtCTAGTGAGATATTTTCgtacagccacatgtctatatgggtaagCTTGATCccacaccccgttagatagaagtatagtgTCTACTAGGAGGCTGATGTAGGCAGCGGAATATCAGGTGCCGATACAggggataggttttcttccatatccggttggcgtggatgctatgtgatcttccacgttaagctttAGTTTTTTAGGCCGCGTTCGAGCCACTGTTTTCTTGGCcgtgttcgagccatgttttcttttgtgatgatttggtatcatcacgtTTTGGGGAGATTTGGTATCTTCCCGGTTTTGTGTCTCCAACACTTGAGAAACCATGGTAGAGATTATATGGAAATTTAAGTTAGCTTCCAAGCGGGTATGGGATCTCGTTAGGTCTATTTTGTCCACTAAAcatggatgaggttgcacctatcGTGTGGGAAAATTTATACACCTCTACAGAGTTTATTAAATCTATTTGAATAGTCACGTCCTTGGAATGGACAAATGCTAGGATGAGATATtatgattagctttacttttatgtgtaatgaaactggtaaTGTAATTGATGCTAACCCGGgtactagtgggaatggtaatactccgctaggACCCAACACGTAATTATAACCACCACTATACTTCTATTTTCATCCTATGGTTGGGACTTGCTGAGTACGTATGTATTCACCCGTTGTTGACTCACAGACCTTGGCACAGAAGAAAACTATGACTTCGAAGATGAAGCGTACCACGAGGATTAGATTTCCTGTAAGGAGATACGATCGTAGGAATgtgacatcgaggctagggtttcgtTCGCACTCAAGTTGCCTGTGGAATAGGATGTCATTTCGTTGTATTATAATCCCGCTTTAGAGACCACCAATAATACTGTTTTACGGCCGTAGCCTTTCGCTAGCTATGTAGCCTATGACTAAGCCCCTTGGACCACTGTTGTAGACCTTAttttagatatcaataaagctcgaaaccttttattatatatctgtgTATTATTCCTGTGATTAGTACGTATTTGTGCGTGATCCTGACGTAAATACGGATGCACTGATGACTCAAATTAAGGGGCACACATCTCCTGTATAGGTACTCTATTGTCTGTCTGAGaccccctttttttttttgtttgggtgCCCTTGGAGACGGTCTAACCACGCAGTCGGGTTGTTCCATTCGGCTGACCACACAACGGCAATTATAATGAATTATTAAACCTGGTAAAATAAATATCGCGGGCGCAAGGGCGAATTTGGCGGCACATTTGGGGATTGGATTGGAGGTTCGCGAAAAGGTGCCTGTCGTTGCTGACAAGTCCGCCGGCACCAACTGTGCCGTCGTCGCTCCTCCGCCAGTCCCGGCCGGTCGGCTCATACGGCGGCACCGTCACGGCCGAGACGAAGACGAGCGCCAGCGGCCAGTTGCATTCTCCTCGCTCTTGTTGCTTGACCTGACCCCTCGGCACGCGTCAACGCAGGGCCCGCGGGATTCCTTCGCCGCGACGAAAACGAAACGCCCGTGCAATTTCCACGACTCCGCCCACGTCCGCTTCCTCTACCCGTCGACTGGCTGCACCTGCACTAGACGAGCAGCGATCGGCCCCCGGACTTCCAAAGACGGTTGCTGCCCCTCGGCCGCCCAGGACCCAGCCACCGATCCATCATCGCCACCACAGGCCATGTCCGGCGCCGACGCAGACACAGCGCCGTCGAGCGACGACGGGGGCCAGCACCAGCAGCGCGCGTTTCGGGACCGGGACGCGGCGCGTCGGCGGCTGCGGCTGGAGCGCGAGCTCGCGATCGCACGCGCCATGCGGGCGCCGCTGGCGACCGTGGTCCGTGACCACGCGCTCGTGCACCtcccgccggccgccgcggcgCGCCTCTGCCTGGTGCACCCGTCCTGGGCGCGTGCGCTCGCCTCCCCGCTCTTCGCCGTCGCGCACGCCGCCGCCCCGCGCAGGGCCTCGGGCCTCTTCATCGCGCCCGCGCCAGCGACCGCGGGCTACTTCCTCCCGCTCGACGCCGCCGACACCGTGCCGTCCCCGGCCCTGGCCTTCCTCCCGGCCTCGTCGCCGCCCACCGTGCTGTCGTCCTCGCGCGGCCTCACGTGCTGCTTCTCCCCGGCCGACGACGCCTACTTCGTGTGCAACCCGGCGACGGGGTCctggcacggcgtgccgtgcccgCCGCGCCGGATCACCTGGCCGCGCCCCGCGGTCGTCGTCCTCTTCGACGCCGGCGTCTACAACTTCCGCGGCGACTACGCGCTCGTCTGCGCCTTCGAGTCGGAGCCGGGCTCCGGCATCTACTGCTTCGCGGTGTTCGCGTCGGGGACCGGCGCGTGGTGGGTCGCCGACGCGGTCGCGACCGCCGAGGGGCTCGTCCCTTCCTCGGGCGTCGCGGCCAGCGGGACGGCCTGGTGGCGGACGGCCATCGGCACCGCCGTCGGGTACAACCCTGTCACGGGCCGCGTCGACCTCGCGCTGTGCCCCGGGGACAGCGCCCAGTGGGAGATCGGCTCGGCCGCGGGCACGCTGCACTGCGCCGTGCGCGACGGCGGCGACGTCGTGGTGTTCCGGCTCGACAGGCACGGTGGTGGCTGGGAGGTGGCCGCCGCGGTCTCTGTCGCCGAGATACTGCAGCGGCCTTGGCAACCGGAGCCCGCTTACGAGCTGTCCGActccgaggacgacgacgaggaagaGGCGGCGGGCCAGGCAGAGGTGGAGCGCGCGGGGGCTGTCATTGCCGTGGCGAACAGTTACAGCATGGTACGGGTGCCGAGCGACGACGTGAGGCTGCTTCCGTTCCAGGGCGCCGAGCTGGAGGTGGTGCTGCTGGCCGGCAGGAGAGTGGTGGCGTTCGAGACGGtgacgcggcggcggcgtgaggcCGTCCTGCCTGATCAGCCGGCCGGCAAGGACTGGGGCGCCGTCGAGTACGCCGCGCACACCAACACGCTTGCGCTGGTCGCGCCCGTGGTGTCCATGGAGCCTCCGGACGATCAGGAAGACGTGGAATTGTAATCTCTTGTGCGAATTTTTCAGTGGCTCGCGCGCCCTTGCTTCACTGCTTAGATTCGTAGATCTACAGAATAATCAAGCTTGTGCTTGTGCATGATTTCGTGTGGAGAAATCAACGTAATTTCCGAGCTGCTTGGTGTACATAATTAATCCGAACTTGCTTCATCAGTTATTATATATATACTCCTATACAATGTGTTGGGCAAATTCTTCACACTTAAGTCGAATTCTACAGCTAATTTTGTGACTAATCTAGATGGTACTATACTAACAAACTAACAATTCAGTGTCACTCCAGGATGTGGATCTTCGTCGGTTCCCATGTTGAATGAGACAAAATGGATGtgactatttttttttctaacaTCGATATGATGATTGATGAGAGCTACAAAAGTCCATTGAACTAGTACTGAGTTGTAACACTCGCCGTGAAAAAGATGGTGGAAAAGGGAATAAAGCGAACTGCGATGGTGCTAATAAAGTAAAAGTCAGGAATAGTTGTTTCTAACACGAAACAACCGCTCATTGGCCGCATTAGGACGGGATCACTGCTAAGTGTTGACTTCTGTATGGGCAGCTAGTTCTTACAGCTGGCCCCAATAGGGTCGAATATATATTGGCTGATAAGTTTGATTTTTTAGTTAAATCGGTGAATTTAAAGACCTGGAGTATGCTGACATATTATAGACTGTATAAAGCTACAATCATTTAGGCATATTGCAGATATAAAGAGTTTGACATATGTATTACTGAAAAAAGAATGCAGCTTCATCAGAAACCTAGCAGCTATTTTTGCCACGGTGTTACAAGAGGAAGCTGCAGGTTTTTGCAACATCATATTAACTTAtatatcttttttttattttttttttaaaaaacttatTTATCTTTTTACAAAGAGTAAATTTCACTAGTGGTTTTTTAACTTGTCCCGAGTTCTAATCTAAGTCATGGTACTTACAAATTATACGTTTGGCTCCCCAAACTTATCATTAGTTCTCATCAAGTCTCGGCACTTGCAAATCATAAATTTGGCTCTCTAAACTTGTCTCAAGTTCTTATTATGGTCCTGGTATTGCAATTTGCACACTGAACTCCACTCTATCCACCCCCAAACTGCATTGTCCTCGCTCCAGTCACACGGGACATACCCGCCTCACCTGCATGGCCGCTTCACCGTGCTCGCCTTACCACCCCGTGCTTGCCTGCCTATGTTATTACATTGTCGATGTGGTGCCGCACCCATGTTGCCACGTTAGGCCCTGTCGTGCTCGCCTCACACTACCACGCTGCAGTGGCGGCCCTATACCTTTGCCGAGGGAAGCGTGGAAGGCTATGAGGGTGGCGAATGGGTGTGAGGAGGTGCCGAGAATGAGCATGAGCTCCTACGTGATGGGGGGATAAGGagtatggtggtggtggtggtggtatcgAGTGCGATTGCCGTGAGGCGAGAGCTATTGCCAAAACGAGAATTGTTGTGAGCGATTCTGGTTAATGTTTTTGGGTGCCAAACATGCCTGACGCCCTGTTGGTCGCCATCTCCAGAACCGGCagccacaacattacaacagtGGCAGAACTAGGGGTGGCTAGTAGGGCCGTGGCCACCCCAACACCATAGAAATTTTTTTAATACCCCGAAAATTTTTCAATTTACACCACATCAAACCATCAATTCACCCATTTTCATCACATTATTATGATTTTTCGTCATGAATACTAACTACATATAtaaaaagattaaaaatattTATCACGCTTATGTTTATATTTACCATGCTTAAAGATGTTATCACGCTTATGTTTATATTTATCACGCTTAAAGATGTTATCATATTTGTCAATTCCAGGATTTAACAGCGTTATGCTtccagtggtaggcgacgtccccgTCGACAGTGAGGCGCctgccactactacagaaacgtttTTCGCGGCGGGCGAATTTGCATTCCCGCAGCGGGCAAACGCGTCCGCCACCAccgaaaggtcacggtaaatcatGGCCTTCCCGCGGCGGGccgctttgcccgctgcggttaatcgatttcccgcggcgggctatttaggatgcccgccgcggttaatagtttaaaaaaacaaaaaaaaacccagGAGCCCGTCGGCGAGCCCATTCTTGAGCCCACCGACGAGCCCGTTCCCAGCCCAATACCAGCGCCACCGCACctcgctggatccgccgccgAGGTCTCCTCGTCGTATCCGCCGCCGGAGAGGTCATCCTCGCCGGATCCGTGGCCAGGGAGGACGACCTCGCCGGATCTACGGCCAGGGAGCGTAGATCGACCGGATCCACGGCCGTGGACGAAGAGGAGGCCAGACCCGCGCCGTGGACGACGAGGGCGCTGGATCTGCCGTGAGGCTATGGAGGAGGCTGTCGTCGTCGATCCACCGCCGGGACGCCTCGATCCGTCGTCGGGAGCCTCGATCCGTCGCCGGGACACCTCGATCCGGCCTTGGAGGAGGCTGTCGTCGTCGATCCGCCGCCTGGAGCCTCGATCCATCGCTGGGAGACCTCGATCTAGCCTTGGAGGAGGCTGTCGTCGTCGATCCACCGCCGGGATGCCTTGGTCGCCCTTGGACGAGGTCGCCGTCGTCGCGCCCAGCTGTCGCGACCCCGTGCGCGCCGTCGCCTGGCCGGCCGTCGCGCGCCGCCACGCCGCCCGCCGCGCGCCGCACCGCAACCGCTTGCTCCACCGTGGCCTTCTCGTTGCCACGCGCCGATGCGGCCTCCTCTACACCGCTCCTACGGGGGATGGGGCGGAGGAGCAGTGAGAGAGtggaggggatggggatggggagggGGAGTGAGAGATGAGGACCTGGGCTGCGGGGAGGGAGATGAGAACAAGAGAAAGAGTGAGATGAGAGTCCCAAACCCTAACTCTAGCTTTTATACTCAAAGGCAGAAATCGGGCCTTGTTGGGCCAACTGGGCCTCGGCCTTTTACCGTGGCGGACCTTATAATATGCCCGCCGTGGAAAATAgcctttaccgcggcgggcaagataaagcgcccgcctcggtaaatcaactctttaccgcggcgggcagtttaaagagcccgccacggtaaatcgtattaaccgTGGCGGGGGATTCATACCGCCCGTCgtggtaaataacgatttcctgcggcgggcaagttaggtggcccgccgcggtaaacccttttcccgcagcggacgcctcgctggccggccaccggttaaccgtggcgggcaaaagaggtgcccgtcacggagcccattttagccacgctgcgcaaattgattcctgtagtagtgtgtgGTGAcatcgtgaatctcgagatctgccgACTTAGTCCTTCAGAGACGCTCATAGGGGTAGGTTTTGcatacgtgtgttcatagggatGAGTGTGCATACGTATTGGATGTCTACGTtatactgtgtaattctaaaaaaatcgCTGGTTCCGCCACTTACTACAACAATATATTCATCCATGCCCCCACAAGCGATGccttaacaacaacaacaacaaagcctttaagttccAAACAAAttgaggtaggctagagttgaaacctagcagaagcaatcgcgacacggcgcgtcataAGGGGGTGTCGACCCGGCCCTTgtccatttaacaccatacccgggttctgatatggcgcgtcgctaagagagTTATGCCtcaacggttttctttcgggtttcatctccattagaatggctagatttaacgttggctcgtcACGCCTATCACAACCTCCTCCTTTATCAGGGCTTGAGACCTGCTATCACAACTCTCCTCCTTTACCAGCGAGGCCTTAACACTACAACAAAATAAGTTTGGTTCCCATTTTAGATTGTGTAGATTGTGGACACCATTTTTTTTATATGGCATCCGCCTCAACGTTCGCAAAAAAACCGATGCTTCAGTTAGCAGAGAGAATGTCCAAGCATTGTTTTGAACACTGCAACAACCGATGCCTTATTAAAATTTTCAGTAATCGAGGCTTGAAGATTAAAAATAATATGTTCACTTACTTGCGCAACAATTATTCTGGGTCCCACGGACATTGAACTGAAGGTGTCAGCGAGGTGGCGTCTCAGCATCAGAGACACGGCGAGTGCTCAGGTCTGCGATGCACTGGGCTCCAGTATAAATATATGTAACACTGTTAATTTGAAATCAATATAACTATTTTTTGTCTGTTATTCATTTAGATTGACGCACGAAAAATGACAGAAACAATGAAAACATAAAAAGGAATTAGAAAACAAATAATAAAAACAGGGGTGGTCTGTCAAAGACCTAAATGGGCCTGCCATGCAGTGGCCTAACATAAAAAGAaataagaaacaaataaaaaaaaagatggTGGTCCTCCAAAGGCCTCAATGGGCCTGCGGTGCAGTGGCCCAGCATTATTAACCTTCCAAGTTAGAGTAAGTGTTGTCCACCGTCCAATGGTGCTGAAGACTGCGAGGCCACTACTCAAAAACCTAGAAGGGGCAGGCAGCGAAAGCAACCACCGGCCCAGGGCCCAAAGAGCCACACACAGGCATCCGCATCACCTTAACGCTGCCGCTTGGGTGACAAGCCAACGCTACTTGGCTCGGCGACACATCTGTTGAGCACAGAATATTACAGCATCTGCAAGAGTTTTCTAAACATCCTcctaatttttattttttagaaaaatgggAAAAAAACTCTCTCAAACAACTCCTAATATTTACTCATAATCTTTTAGAACTTAAAAAATTCCCCCCCTTTCagcgtaactttacgcggacgAAGCCATGTGCGGAGACGCCGTTCCCACGGAGTCCTTCTTCCCGCGCCTTTCCCACCTTCTAGCCCTGGACGACGCGCGACGCTAGGATCGAtcgacaggacggggcagggcaCGTGATGTACCAGCAGCTTGAGCTTCTTCTTGCAGGGCCTGGAGAGTTGCACGGGCTAGATCCGGTAGGCCTTGCCGACCGGCACGGCGAGGACGACCTCCTCGCGGGAGGTGCATGTGGCGGTCCACGCGTCCAAGTCCACCGGTCCACGCGGGAGGTGCAATGCCGTCGCTGACGGCGCCGAAGTCGTCGAGCGTGAGGAGAACGCGGGCCTCGACGCCGTCGCGGCACAGGAGAAGCAGCAGGGCCACCGCCACAGCTGCCAGCGTGAGCGGC
It encodes:
- the LOC136478120 gene encoding uncharacterized protein, producing MSGADADTAPSSDDGGQHQQRAFRDRDAARRRLRLERELAIARAMRAPLATVVRDHALVHLPPAAAARLCLVHPSWARALASPLFAVAHAAAPRRASGLFIAPAPATAGYFLPLDAADTVPSPALAFLPASSPPTVLSSSRGLTCCFSPADDAYFVCNPATGSWHGVPCPPRRITWPRPAVVVLFDAGVYNFRGDYALVCAFESEPGSGIYCFAVFASGTGAWWVADAVATAEGLVPSSGVAASGTAWWRTAIGTAVGYNPVTGRVDLALCPGDSAQWEIGSAAGTLHCAVRDGGDVVVFRLDRHGGGWEVAAAVSVAEILQRPWQPEPAYELSDSEDDDEEEAAGQAEVERAGAVIAVANSYSMVRVPSDDVRLLPFQGAELEVVLLAGRRVVAFETVTRRRREAVLPDQPAGKDWGAVEYAAHTNTLALVAPVVSMEPPDDQEDVEL